In Falco biarmicus isolate bFalBia1 chromosome 7, bFalBia1.pri, whole genome shotgun sequence, a single window of DNA contains:
- the CKB gene encoding creatine kinase B-type isoform X1: MPFSNSHNLLKMKYSADDEFPDLSVHNNHMAKVLTLDLYKKLRDKQTSSGFTLDDVIQTGVDNPGHPFIMTVGCVAGDEESYDVFKELFDPVIEDRHGGYKPTDEHKTDLNADNLQGGDDLDPNYVLSSRVRTGRSIRGFCLPPHCSRGERRAIEKLSVEALGSLEGDLKGKYYALRNMTDAEQQQLIDDHFLFDKPVSPLLLASGMARDWPDARGIWHNDNKTFLVWINEEDHLRVISMQKGGNMKEVFTRFCTGLTQIETLFKSKNYEFMWNPHLGYILTCPSNLGTGLRAGVHIKLPNLGKHEKFGEVLKRLRLQKRGTGGVDTAAVGGVFDVSNADRLGFSEVELVQMVVDGVKLLIEMEKRLEKGQSIDDLIPAQK; this comes from the exons ATGCCCTTCTCAAACAGCCACAACCTCCTGAAGATGAAGTACTCTGCTGATGATGAGTTCCCTGACCTGAGTGTTCACAACAATCACATGGCCAAGGTGCTGACCCTGGACCTGTACAAGAAGCTGAGGGATAAACAGACTTCCAGTGGATTTACGCTGGATGATGTCATCCAGACTGGGGTAGACAACCCAG GCCATCCCTTCATAATGACAGTAGGATGCGTAGCCGGTGATGAAGAATCCTATGATGTGTTTAAAGAACTCTTTGATCCAGTTATTGAAGACAGGCATGGTGGCTACAAACCAACTGATGAGCATAAGACCGACCTGAATGCTGATAACCTGCAG GGAGGTGACGACCTGGATCCCAATTACGTGCTAAGTTCCCGTGTCAGAACGGGTAGAAGCATCCGTGGATTCTGTCTTCCCCCGCACTGTAGTCGAGGAGAGAGGCGGGCTATTGAAAAGCTCTCTGTTGAAG CTCTGGGTAGTCTGGAAGGTGATCTCAAGGGGAAGTATTATGCTCTGAGGAACATGActgatgcagagcagcagcagctgattgATGATCACTTCTTGTTTGACAAGCCAGTTTCTCCTCTTCTGTTGGCATCTGGGATGGCACGAGATTGGCCTGATGCCAGAGGTATCTG GCACAATGATAACAAGACTTTCCTTGTCTGGATCAATGAGGAGGATCACCTTAGAGTTATTTCCATGCAGAAAGGTGGCAACATGAAGGAAGTATTTACCCGCTTCTGTACTGGGCTAACACAG ATAGAAACTCTCTTCAAGTCTAAAAACTATGAGTTCATGTGGAATCCACACTTGGGCTACATCCTGACCTGCCCATCCAACCTTGGAACAGGGCTCCGTGCTGGTGTGCACATCAAGCTACCAAACCTTGGGAAGCATGAGAAGTTTGGAGAAGTCCTCAAGAGGCTTCGGCTGCAGAAACGAGGCACAG GTGGTGTGGACACAGCTGCTGTTGGAGGAGTGTTTGATGTCTCCAATGCTGATCGTCTTGGCTTCTCAGAGGTGGAGCTGGTGCAGATGGTGGTGGATGGTGTGAAGCTGCTCATTGAAATGGAAAAACGCCTTGAAAAAGGCCAGTCCATTGATGACCTCATACCAGCTCAGAAATAA
- the CKB gene encoding creatine kinase B-type isoform X2, with product MAQLNNQRLPPDEEYPDLSTHNNHMAKVLTLDLYKKLRDRVTPSGFTLDDVIQTGVDNPGHPFIMTVGCVAGDEESYDVFKELFDPVIEDRHGGYKPTDEHKTDLNADNLQGGDDLDPNYVLSSRVRTGRSIRGFCLPPHCSRGERRAIEKLSVEALGSLEGDLKGKYYALRNMTDAEQQQLIDDHFLFDKPVSPLLLASGMARDWPDARGIWHNDNKTFLVWINEEDHLRVISMQKGGNMKEVFTRFCTGLTQIETLFKSKNYEFMWNPHLGYILTCPSNLGTGLRAGVHIKLPNLGKHEKFGEVLKRLRLQKRGTGGVDTAAVGGVFDVSNADRLGFSEVELVQMVVDGVKLLIEMEKRLEKGQSIDDLIPAQK from the exons ATGGCCCAACTAAATAATCAGAGACTGCCTCCTGATGAGGAGTACCCGGACCTGAGCACCCACAACAACCACATGGCTAAAGTTCTAACCCTGGATTTATACAAGAAACTGAGAGACAGAGTCACGCCCAGTGGCTTCACCCTGGATGATGTCATTCAGACTGGGGTTGATAATCCTG GCCATCCCTTCATAATGACAGTAGGATGCGTAGCCGGTGATGAAGAATCCTATGATGTGTTTAAAGAACTCTTTGATCCAGTTATTGAAGACAGGCATGGTGGCTACAAACCAACTGATGAGCATAAGACCGACCTGAATGCTGATAACCTGCAG GGAGGTGACGACCTGGATCCCAATTACGTGCTAAGTTCCCGTGTCAGAACGGGTAGAAGCATCCGTGGATTCTGTCTTCCCCCGCACTGTAGTCGAGGAGAGAGGCGGGCTATTGAAAAGCTCTCTGTTGAAG CTCTGGGTAGTCTGGAAGGTGATCTCAAGGGGAAGTATTATGCTCTGAGGAACATGActgatgcagagcagcagcagctgattgATGATCACTTCTTGTTTGACAAGCCAGTTTCTCCTCTTCTGTTGGCATCTGGGATGGCACGAGATTGGCCTGATGCCAGAGGTATCTG GCACAATGATAACAAGACTTTCCTTGTCTGGATCAATGAGGAGGATCACCTTAGAGTTATTTCCATGCAGAAAGGTGGCAACATGAAGGAAGTATTTACCCGCTTCTGTACTGGGCTAACACAG ATAGAAACTCTCTTCAAGTCTAAAAACTATGAGTTCATGTGGAATCCACACTTGGGCTACATCCTGACCTGCCCATCCAACCTTGGAACAGGGCTCCGTGCTGGTGTGCACATCAAGCTACCAAACCTTGGGAAGCATGAGAAGTTTGGAGAAGTCCTCAAGAGGCTTCGGCTGCAGAAACGAGGCACAG GTGGTGTGGACACAGCTGCTGTTGGAGGAGTGTTTGATGTCTCCAATGCTGATCGTCTTGGCTTCTCAGAGGTGGAGCTGGTGCAGATGGTGGTGGATGGTGTGAAGCTGCTCATTGAAATGGAAAAACGCCTTGAAAAAGGCCAGTCCATTGATGACCTCATACCAGCTCAGAAATAA
- the TRMT61A gene encoding tRNA (adenine(58)-N(1))-methyltransferase catalytic subunit TRMT61A isoform X3 produces the protein MSFVEYEDTIKDGDTAIVFLGHESMFPVKVQHGTVTQTKYGVIRHSTDLIGKKYGSKVTCSKGGWVFILHPTPELWTMNLPHRTQILYSTDISIITMMLELKPGSIVCESGTGSGSLSHALIRTVAPTGHLYTVEFHQQRAEKARQEFREHGVEHLVTVTNQDVCKNGFGVSNIADAVFLDIPSPWEAIGHAKSALKAEGLWKMRQKPICTIIFIQILSFQVAAFALSPPASNKSKEPA, from the exons ATGAGTTTTGTTGAGTATGAAGATACAATAAAGGATGGTGACACAGCTATTGTGTTCCTGGGCCATGAATCCATGTTTCCTGTGAAAGTCCAGCATGGCACGGTAACTCAGACTAAGTACGGGGTCATCAGGCATTCCACGGATCTCATAGGCAAGAAGTACGGCTCTAAAGTGACCTGCAGTAAAGGGGGATGGGTGTTTATTCTTCATCCAACTCCAGAACTATGGACCATGAATCTTCCACACAGGACGCAGATTCTGTATTCCACTGACATCTCTATAATCACCATGATGTTAGAACTGAAGCCAGGCTCCATAGTATGTGAATCAG GTACTGGCAGTGGCTCCCTCTCCCATGCTCTCATCAGGACAGTGGCTCCCACAGGGCATCTGTACACAGTGGAGTTCCACCAACAAAGGGCTGAGAAGGCCAGGCAGGAGTTTCGAGAGCATGGGGTGGAGCATCTGGTTACCGTGACCAACCAGGATGTCTGCAAAAATGGGTTTGGTGTCTCAAATATTGCAGATGCGGTGTTCCTAGATATTCCGTCTCCATGGGAAGCCATAGGACACGCAAAGTCAGCGTTAAAAGCTGAAG gGCTGTGGAAGATGAGGCAGAAACCCATTTGTACAATAATTTTCATACAGATTTTAAGTTTTCAG